The Gemmatimonadota bacterium genome contains a region encoding:
- a CDS encoding UbiX family flavin prenyltransferase: MTSSPIVLAITGASGAPYAVRVLRSLVEARRRTWLVVSSHGLRLLATEMGIDSVDALRASIGAEGWDECVTTYTDGDRGAAPASGSTRTAGMIICPCSMGTVAAIAHGTSRSLIERTADVTLKERRRLVVVPRETPYSEIHLENMLRLTRAGGIVLPASPGYYHRPTEIAHLVDFVAARILDLFDVEHTLVRRWGGEPDALNEG; this comes from the coding sequence GTGACCTCGAGTCCCATCGTCCTCGCGATCACCGGTGCTTCGGGGGCCCCCTATGCTGTGCGCGTGTTGCGCAGCCTGGTCGAGGCGCGTCGCCGCACCTGGCTCGTGGTCAGCAGCCATGGCCTTCGCCTGTTGGCGACCGAGATGGGGATCGACTCCGTGGACGCCCTGCGCGCCAGCATCGGCGCCGAGGGCTGGGATGAATGCGTGACCACCTATACCGATGGTGATCGCGGTGCCGCCCCCGCGTCCGGCTCGACACGTACCGCCGGCATGATCATCTGCCCCTGTTCGATGGGAACGGTCGCGGCCATCGCCCACGGAACCTCCCGGTCACTCATCGAGCGCACGGCCGATGTCACCCTCAAGGAACGTCGCCGGCTGGTCGTGGTCCCGCGCGAGACGCCGTACTCGGAGATCCACCTGGAGAACATGCTGCGGCTCACCAGGGCAGGGGGGATCGTCTTGCCGGCATCTCCAGGTTATTACCACCGTCCCACGGAAATCGCCCACCTCGTCGATTTTGTCGCCGCCCGGATCCTGGACCTGTTCGACGTCGAGCACACACTGGTCCGGCGTTGGGGTGGGGAGCCCGACGCACTGAACGAGGGATGA
- a CDS encoding metallophosphoesterase family protein, with the protein MTAPIVIGLIADTHGQVRASVHDALAGVSLILHAGDVCGDEVLDELSLIAPVVAVAGNCDPPGDPRLLQRLERTIGGVTIHVSHGHELGAPTAQRLLAAYDARVLVYGHTHRPLIHQADDRLVVNPGAAGPRRFDIAPSVARLTIAAGEPTVEIVALS; encoded by the coding sequence ATGACGGCACCCATCGTCATCGGACTCATTGCCGACACCCACGGGCAGGTGCGCGCCAGTGTACATGACGCCCTCGCCGGTGTCTCTCTCATCCTGCACGCCGGTGATGTGTGCGGAGACGAGGTACTCGATGAGCTGTCGCTGATCGCGCCCGTCGTCGCCGTCGCCGGAAACTGCGATCCCCCTGGCGATCCACGTCTGCTGCAGCGGCTCGAGCGGACCATCGGGGGCGTCACCATCCACGTGAGCCACGGGCATGAACTCGGTGCGCCCACGGCGCAACGCCTGCTCGCCGCGTATGACGCACGGGTGTTGGTGTACGGACATACCCATCGACCGCTCATTCATCAGGCAGACGACCGACTGGTCGTGAACCCCGGAGCCGCGGGGCCGCGGCGGTTCGACATCGCCCCCAGCGTCGCGCGCCTCACGATCGCGGCGGGCGAACCGACGGTGGAGATCGTCGCGCTGTCCTGA
- the mutM gene encoding bifunctional DNA-formamidopyrimidine glycosylase/DNA-(apurinic or apyrimidinic site) lyase, which produces MPELPETETISRDLSGLITGLRILGARVTRPDVLRRVDPLNFAGRLAERTVSGVHRRAKTICVRLDDHQVMLTTPRFTGALLFDIPADPYACLALVLSDEHELVYRDVRRLGTVTLLDAEGYRQFDEGLGVEPLEESFTGEALSGIVRGVSTPIKKVLMEQRRIAGIGNIYANEALWLAGIDPSRPSQSLVPTESAALVDELRGVLSASIAARGTTFRDYRDASGGQGGFAARLQCYGRGGLPCPRCRTRLTETHAIDGRSTVFCHRCQR; this is translated from the coding sequence GTGCCAGAACTACCTGAGACAGAGACGATCTCCAGGGACCTGTCCGGTCTCATCACCGGGCTGAGGATCCTCGGAGCACGGGTTACCCGACCCGACGTGCTCCGTCGGGTGGACCCGTTGAATTTCGCCGGTCGCCTAGCGGAGCGAACCGTTTCCGGCGTCCATCGTCGCGCCAAGACGATCTGCGTGCGGCTCGACGACCACCAGGTGATGCTCACGACACCGCGCTTTACCGGTGCACTCCTGTTCGATATCCCGGCAGATCCCTATGCCTGTCTCGCGCTGGTCCTCTCGGATGAGCACGAGCTGGTCTACCGCGATGTCCGCAGGCTTGGCACCGTCACACTGCTGGACGCTGAGGGATATCGGCAGTTCGACGAGGGTCTCGGGGTCGAGCCGCTCGAGGAGAGCTTTACAGGAGAGGCATTGTCGGGAATTGTTCGGGGAGTCTCAACACCGATAAAGAAGGTCCTGATGGAGCAGCGCCGGATTGCCGGGATCGGCAACATCTACGCAAACGAGGCGCTGTGGCTCGCCGGGATCGATCCGTCGAGGCCATCACAATCTCTGGTGCCCACGGAGTCCGCGGCGCTCGTCGACGAGCTCCGTGGCGTGCTTTCCGCCTCAATCGCGGCGCGGGGGACCACGTTTCGCGACTACCGCGATGCCTCGGGTGGGCAGGGCGGGTTCGCCGCCAGATTGCAGTGTTACGGCAGGGGTGGGCTCCCGTGCCCTCGGTGTCGGACGCGCCTGACCGAGACGCACGCGATCGACGGGCGCTCCACGGTTTTTTGCCACCGATGCCAGCGGTAG
- the purD gene encoding phosphoribosylamine--glycine ligase: MRILLLGGGGREHAIGWKLAQDNPSVDLIAAPGNPGLEELGRCVRINPSDPDAVCEVAERERPDLVVVGPEAPLAAGVSDALRARGFAVFGPSLAAAQLESSKRFAKEVMLEHGVPTAGASWHASSSEAIAAIRLTGAPVVVKASGLAAGKGVVVAASVSEAESAVHAMMDHGVHGAAGAEVLIEECLSGEELSVFALTDGVNFVLLPVAQDHKRLLDGDSGPNTGGMGAYAPVSLATPELLGTVSETIIAPTLSAMRKRGTPFQGLLYCGLMLTPSGPKVIEFNCRFGDPETQAVLPLLDGSLIDLMALSAAGRLHASADISATQGAAVTTVVAAPGYPEAPTLGSVITLPEAPRGTMVFHAGTRRREDGALVTAGGRVVGVTAVSGSFETACRASREHAGSIRFEGLQFRHDIGWRELARRARTT; encoded by the coding sequence GTGAGAATCCTGCTCCTCGGTGGGGGTGGCCGTGAGCATGCCATCGGTTGGAAGCTGGCCCAGGACAACCCGTCCGTTGACCTGATCGCCGCTCCCGGCAACCCCGGCCTCGAGGAGCTGGGACGCTGCGTCCGGATCAATCCCTCCGATCCGGACGCGGTTTGCGAGGTCGCTGAACGGGAGCGGCCGGACTTGGTGGTCGTCGGTCCGGAAGCTCCCCTCGCAGCCGGGGTGTCGGATGCGCTTCGGGCGCGCGGATTCGCCGTGTTTGGACCATCCCTGGCTGCCGCTCAACTCGAGTCGTCCAAGCGGTTCGCCAAGGAAGTCATGCTGGAGCACGGCGTCCCAACCGCCGGAGCATCGTGGCACGCGTCGAGCTCAGAAGCGATTGCCGCCATTAGACTTACCGGTGCTCCTGTCGTCGTGAAGGCCTCGGGGCTGGCGGCAGGGAAAGGGGTTGTCGTTGCCGCGTCTGTGAGCGAAGCCGAATCCGCTGTGCATGCCATGATGGATCACGGCGTTCATGGAGCAGCCGGGGCTGAGGTTCTCATTGAGGAGTGCCTCTCGGGGGAGGAGCTCTCGGTCTTCGCGCTGACGGACGGGGTGAATTTCGTGCTCCTGCCGGTCGCCCAGGATCACAAGCGCCTTTTGGATGGTGATAGCGGCCCGAACACTGGCGGGATGGGAGCATACGCGCCGGTCTCCCTGGCCACGCCGGAGCTCTTGGGAACCGTCTCCGAGACGATCATTGCTCCCACGTTGTCCGCGATGCGAAAACGAGGAACACCGTTCCAGGGGCTCCTCTACTGCGGCCTGATGTTGACACCCTCGGGTCCGAAGGTCATTGAGTTCAACTGCAGGTTTGGCGATCCGGAAACTCAGGCCGTGCTCCCATTGCTCGATGGCTCGCTCATCGACCTGATGGCGCTCTCGGCAGCCGGGCGGCTACATGCTTCGGCTGACATTTCCGCTACCCAAGGTGCTGCCGTTACGACCGTCGTAGCAGCGCCGGGCTACCCCGAAGCACCCACGCTAGGCTCTGTCATCACCCTGCCTGAAGCACCACGTGGAACGATGGTGTTCCATGCCGGCACCCGTCGCCGCGAGGATGGTGCATTGGTGACGGCCGGAGGACGGGTCGTCGGAGTGACGGCGGTATCTGGCAGCTTCGAAACCGCCTGCCGAGCGAGCCGGGAGCATGCGGGGAGCATCCGCTTCGAGGGATTGCAGTTCCGGCACGACATCGGCTGGCGCGAGCTGGCGCGCCGTGCCAGAACTACCTGA
- a CDS encoding GIY-YIG nuclease family protein, with the protein MPAVALPASEAERLAQLRSHVRGTAEDRPGVYRMITETGEVAYVGKSKRVRTRLMSYFRAAYPKEKAARIVREAEAIEWEYQPSEFAALREELRLIKAFRPRLNVAQKRDARHLAFVRITPGRAPRLAVVRGPGAGERGGTYYGPFNGAGHLREALRELSTALGLRDCTLDGKMRFADQVELLDVPLRTPGCLRFEIGTCLGPCVGAPTARAYNQQLREARAFLEGATEGPIVRLDVAMQAASAEWQFERAAILRDKKARLESLQERFSRLRFAVESLSFVYLVPGHAGEDRVYLVRRGVVRAEHAAPDTPEAWAALARSIHTVFRGGALPGAIPSHEVDELLLLTSWFTTRPEELDATVPPASFLAGHER; encoded by the coding sequence ATGCCAGCGGTAGCGCTGCCCGCTTCCGAAGCGGAGCGACTCGCGCAGCTCCGCTCCCACGTCCGCGGCACGGCCGAGGATCGTCCCGGGGTCTACCGGATGATCACGGAGACGGGTGAGGTCGCCTACGTCGGCAAGAGCAAGCGCGTGCGGACGCGGCTGATGTCCTATTTTCGCGCCGCGTATCCCAAGGAGAAGGCGGCGCGCATCGTCCGCGAGGCGGAGGCGATCGAGTGGGAGTACCAACCCAGCGAGTTCGCGGCGTTGCGCGAGGAGCTGCGACTCATCAAGGCGTTTCGCCCGCGACTGAATGTGGCGCAAAAGCGCGACGCCCGGCATCTGGCGTTTGTCCGCATCACCCCAGGCCGCGCCCCGCGACTTGCCGTCGTCCGTGGTCCCGGGGCCGGAGAGCGAGGTGGTACCTACTACGGCCCGTTCAACGGTGCGGGCCACCTGCGCGAGGCGCTCCGCGAACTGTCGACGGCGTTAGGCCTGCGCGACTGCACGCTGGACGGGAAGATGCGCTTCGCCGACCAAGTCGAGCTGCTGGACGTGCCACTGCGAACACCAGGGTGCCTGCGCTTCGAGATTGGCACGTGCCTCGGCCCCTGTGTGGGCGCCCCGACGGCGCGCGCGTACAACCAGCAGCTCCGGGAAGCGCGGGCGTTCCTCGAGGGGGCGACCGAAGGTCCGATCGTCCGGTTGGATGTGGCGATGCAGGCCGCAAGCGCCGAGTGGCAGTTTGAGCGGGCGGCCATCCTGCGCGACAAGAAGGCCCGGCTGGAGTCCCTGCAGGAGCGTTTCTCCCGGCTGCGCTTCGCCGTGGAGTCGCTGTCCTTCGTGTATCTGGTGCCGGGGCATGCGGGTGAGGACCGGGTCTACCTGGTGCGACGCGGCGTGGTCCGCGCGGAACATGCCGCCCCCGACACGCCCGAGGCGTGGGCTGCCCTCGCGCGGTCGATCCACACGGTCTTTCGTGGAGGGGCGCTCCCCGGGGCAATCCCATCACATGAGGTGGACGAGCTGCTGTTGTTAACCTCGTGGTTCACGACGCGCCCGGAGGAGCTCGACGCCACCGTGCCCCCGGCCAGCTTTCTCGCGGGACACGAGCGTTAG